The stretch of DNA TCGGTGGGCTTTGATACGGGCTCCGATCTGCCGGCCAACGTGCTGGGCCGCACTACCAGTTATTACACTGGTTGCTACCGAGACGCTGCCCGCACAAGTGTGAGTTTCTACGTTAAAGAAATAGATACTCAGTTTGATGATGCCACCGCGTGGCAGTATGGCCCGGGTAACCCTAGCACTTCGCAGGTTGATTTTGAGTCGGTGGCGCTGCATGAGCTAGGCCACGCTCAGCAGTTGTCGCACTTGATTTTGCCCCGGGCGGTAATGCACTACGCCGTGGCGCGCGGGCAGCTAAGCCGGACGTTGAATGCCGCCAGCGATGTAGCCGGCGGCCGCTACGTGCTGCGCACCCGAAGCTTTGTAACCCCTGAGTGCGGTGGCAGCCCTATGCTACCGGCGCCCTTAACAGGGCAATTTGTGGAGTTTGTGCCGGGCGTAGGAACCGTATTGCAGTGGTCTACCCGCGATGAGTGCTTTCTGGCGGGGTTTGTGGTGGAGCGGGCTCCGGCCGATACCACTGCCGGCTGGCAACCCCTGGGCACCGTAGCCGCCGGGGTAGCTGGCGGGGCCTACCGCTTCACTGACCCAAAGCCGCTGCCAGGGCTCAGCTATTACCGCTTACGAGTGCGCCGCCCTGATAACTCTCTTGACCCGGTAGCGCCGCTGGCCGCCACCGACAATGCCAGCACGGTGAAAGGGCTGGAGTTTTACCCTAACCCAGTAGAAGGAGCCGGCACCCTGGTGCAGATTCAGTATCAGGCGGGTGCCACCTCCGGTTCTTTAACGCTGCGCTATTACGATGCTACTGGCCGCTATTTGGGCGGTAAAGTACTTAACTACCAGCCCGGGCTTAATATTCTGCCCGTAACGTTGCCCTCCTTGCGAGCTGGGATTTATGTGGTCCGCTGGACGGACTCAAACGGACCAAAAGGCAAGTCTAAACTGCTGTTCCTGCCTTAAAGCAATGGGAGGCACCTGGCTGCAGAGCCTAGGCCTACAGCAACTGGCCTAGGGTGTTTGAATAGTTAATACGGGCACCACGTTTAGCAGAACAGCGCCTGAGCACCCGCCAAAAGCAGGCGGGCGCTCAGGCGCTGTTCTTTTTAGCTTGCTTGGGGGCTAGCGCTTCAGCAGCATGGCTCCATAAGAGTAGCCTCCGCCAAACACCGTGATGACAATGTACTCGCCTTCCTGCAGGCTAGGCCAGGTGTCGGCGAGGGCAATGGCAGCGCCGGCGCAGCCCGTATTGCCAAGCTCCTCAATGTTAGACACTGCCCGGTCTTCGGGGAGGCCTAGCTGTTGCAGCACGTTCTTGGTAATGCGCAGATTCGCCTGGTGTGGAATCAGGTAGCGGACGTCATCAACGCTGAGCTGATTGCGCTCCAGCACCTGCTGCGTTACGCGCGTCATGTACTGGCAAGCATTGATGAATACATCCTTCCCGAAGGGCATTACAATACCTTTCTCTACCGGTTTCAGCGTCACCGATACATCGGCTTTGCCAATGTTGCCAGCGCCACCAGTTATTACGGTCCGCACATCCAGGTCAGTGGGGGCTAGGCGCTCAGGGGTAAGTAAGAGGGCCGCAGCACCGTCGCCCCAGAGGTGGCCGGCCATCGTATCGAGTTCATTGTTGTAAGCGGTGTTATGCTCACTCACTACCACCAGGGCGCGGCGAGCCTTGCCCAGCGCAAAGTAGCCTTCTACAATTTCAATAGCATTCAGCAACGACGAGCAGGCCGATGAAATGCTGACTACGGGTATGTCAGAAATATCCAGCTCCCGCTGCACAGCGTGGGCCAGCGTGTAGATAGTATCGTGGGGGGTGTAGGTGGCACCTACAATCAAGTCTACTTCAGCGGCGGCAAAAGCAGGGGCCGCGGCCAGTACGCGGCGGGTGGCCTCCAGGGCCATGGTGTTGGTATTTTCTCCGGCGGCAGCTTTCCGACGTGCCCGAATGCCAGTGCGCTCGGTGATCCACTCGTTTGACAACCCGTTGAGGCGGGTAAAGTGCTCGTTATTGATGATTTCGGCGGGCAAGTAAGCCGCCACCTGATGAATGTACACGCGGTAGTGGGGGGAATGAGGGCAAAGCAAATACGAAGCAAGGTACGCCGCTAGTTCCAACTTGCATGGCCTTTTCAGCAGATGGCCCGTACTTTGCACGCCGCATCTTCGTTGAACGGACTGCGGTAGGCCAAGTTGGGCCACGACTCTTATAAGATTATGATGTTTTGGAAGGCACTACGCCACACGGTACTAGCAGCAAGCACGGGCCTACTGGTCACCACTGCGGCACAGGCGCAGAAGTACCGTACGGCAGCTGGTATTCGGGTGGGAGGTGGCCAATATGGGCTCACTGTTCAGCAGAAAATTTTTGAAAAAACTACGCTGGAGGGCCTCGGTCTGGTTTCCTCCCGGGAGGTCTCAGCCACAGTACTGGCGGAGCGGCACTTTGGCATATTAGGCCCCAGCCTTAACTACTATTTTGGGGCCGGCGGCCACGTGGGCAACCACAAAGACACCGGCGCCTTTGGCGGTGCCGATGTGCTGGTTGGAGCAGAATACAAAATAGCTCTGTCGCCTATCGTACTCTCCGTGGACTTTAAACCGAGCGTGGAGTTTGGCTCCGATGATTGGGCCCGTTTTCCCACGGCCTTTTCGGTGCGCTACATTTTGGTGAAGGAAAAGAATACGAGCTTGATAAACCGCATTTTTGGCAACGACAAAAACAAGCCAAAGTCGAAAGAGAAGACCAAAAGCAAGTCAAACACCCGCCGCGGGTTGTTTGACTTCTAGGCCACTTGTTGCATGCCCTGCCCCGCGAATAATACGGTTATGTTTAACCCACAACGCCCCAACTGTTAGGCAGCCGGGGCGTTGTGGGTTTTACTGTGCTATCAGACTGGGCAGGCTTAGTTGGGGGTGAGCCCCGTGGGTTTACTCGCGGTGAATGCGGCCGCTGCCAATAACGGAGCTGCTGATTTTAGGGCTGCCCATCACGTATACGTCGCCGGAACCCACAATGCTGGCATCTAGGCCCTTAGTAGCCATAAGGCGGCAGTTGCCCGAGCCGCTGATGGCAACGTGGCAGACCTCGCTCCGTAGTTTGCTGGCTTTCACATTGCCCGAGCCGCTCACACTAATGTCTTGGGTAGGAGCCACGCCCGCAATGTCAATATTGCCCGAGCCCGAAACGGCCGTGTTGATTTTATCGGCCGTCAGGCTTACCAACTCAATACCGCCCGAGCCGCTCACGGTCAGGTTGAGGTTGTCGGCCTTCACTGCCTCAGTGGCTCTAATGTTACCGGAGCCGCTTACAATAAGCCCTTTGATGGTGGGCATGGTCACGTATACCTTGATGGAGCCCCGGTTGCGGTATGATGAGTTGCCGCTGGTGCGTTTGGACCCGATGCGCAGGCGCCCGTCATTGGTCACGGCTGTTTCGAGGTGGCTTAAGTCTTCGGCGTCGCCTTCCACTTCTACCTTCTGGGGGCTACCCTGGCGCAGAATAACGGTAGGAGAGCCCGCTAAGACTAGCGAAGTAAATGCGCCTACCTGGCGGGTTTCGCGCGTGTCTGCCAGCCGCGACCGGAAGCCGGGCAGCACAAACAACACAAGCAGCAGCGCAGGCACGAGGATACGAAGCGTTTTCATGGGCAGCAGGGAAAAGATGATAGAAGATGATTTTCAGGAGGATAGATGAAGCTGGCATCATAACCGTTGCCTTGGCAGGCAAAAGAAATTTGATAGATCTATATAGCTCAGAAGCCCCGTCAGTTTTGGGCTAGGTAAGTGGCCTAGGCCACCTGCTTTCTGGTGCCTTCTAACAGCGGCCTGATGGCGGCTGTACTTTGTTGTTGAGGAGAATAAAAAAGCCTTCTCAGGTGAGTGAGAAGGCTTTTTTAAAATTGTCAGGTCAGCTTACCAGATCTTTACCCGCGCCGAGTCGGGCAGGTAAAGCTTCTGGCCGGGCTGCACGTTGAAGGCCTCGTAGAAGGCGGGCACATCAGCAAAGGGGCCATTTACGCGATACTGCGCCGGCGAGTGCACATCAGTGAGAATGCGCTGAGCTAGCACTTCGTCGCGCTGATGATTCTGCCAGCCCAAGGCATAGCCCAGGAAGTAGCGCTGGGTAGGCGTGAGGCCACCAATTTTCTCGCCCTTCTTGTACTGGTCGGTCTTCTTGAAAGCATCAAAGGCAATGACGATGCCGCCTAGGTCGGCAATGTTCTCGCCGGCGGTGGCTTTGCCGTTGATGTGCAGCGAGTCAAGTACCGTATACCCGTTAAACTGGCGCACAATGCCGTTTACGCGCTTCTGGAAGGCAGCCCGGTCCTTCTTGCTCCACCAGTTGCGCAGGTTGCCCTTTTCATCAAACTGGCTGCCCTCGTCATCGAAGCCGTGAGTAAGCTCGTGGCCAATGGTGCTGGCGCCCGCGTAGCCGTAGATGATGGCGTCGTCGGCGTCTTTGTCGGCTAGGCCAGGTACCGAGAATATGGCGGCCGGCAGCACAATCTCGTTGTTGCTGGGGTTGTAGTAAGCGTTGTAGGTCTGGGGAGTCATCTCCCACTCAGTGCGGTCAACGGGTTTGCCCAGCTTATTGATGTTGTAGCGGTACTGCCACTCATTGGCCCGCATTACGTTAGCCAGGTAAGAGTCGCGAGTGATTTTCAGGGAAGAGTAGTCCCGCCACTTGTCGGGGTAGCCTACTTTGGGGGTAATCTTGGTCAGCTTCACCAGCGCCTTTTGCTTGGTGGAGTCGCTCATCCAGTCCAGGGCCTGAATATGTTCGCGGAAGGCAGCTACTACGTTTTTGGTCAGCTCGGCGTAGCGCTCCTTGGTTTCAGGCGTGAAGTATTCTTTCACGAAAAGCTGGCCCAGGATTTCGCCCATGCTGCCTTCTTCTTCATCCAGCACGCGCTTCCAGCGGGGGCGCTGCTCTTTCTGGCCCTGCAGAATAGTGCCGTAAAAGCGGAAGTGCTCATCATCGATGGGGCGGCTAAGCTGCCCGGCGAAGCTATTCACTAAGTGCCACTGCAGGTACGCCTGCCACTGCTCAAGAGGCGTAGTTTTCAGCAGCTGTCCGGCTTTCTGGTAGAACTCGGGCTGGCCTACAATTACGGTATCTGCTTTGCTGAGCTCCATCTGGGCCAGCCAGGGTTTCCAACTGAGGCCGGGCGTGAGCTTGTCGAGGCCCGCAACAGCCATTTTGTTGTAGTTGGCGTATGGGTCGCGGAGGGCCTCCAGCTTACGCGAGGAGCCTGCCAGCGCCGTTTCCAGCTGCATAATCTGGGTGCTGTGGCGCTGAGCCGTCACGGAGTCCTGGCCTAGTAGCTGCAGCATGCGCGCCACGTGGCGCACGTACTCTTTGCGAATATTGCTGGTGCGGGTGTCTTTGTTGAAGTAATAGTCACGGTTAGGCAGGCCCAGGCCGGCC from Hymenobacter taeanensis encodes:
- a CDS encoding head GIN domain-containing protein — its product is MKTLRILVPALLLVLFVLPGFRSRLADTRETRQVGAFTSLVLAGSPTVILRQGSPQKVEVEGDAEDLSHLETAVTNDGRLRIGSKRTSGNSSYRNRGSIKVYVTMPTIKGLIVSGSGNIRATEAVKADNLNLTVSGSGGIELVSLTADKINTAVSGSGNIDIAGVAPTQDISVSGSGNVKASKLRSEVCHVAISGSGNCRLMATKGLDASIVGSGDVYVMGSPKISSSVIGSGRIHRE
- a CDS encoding 3-oxoacyl-ACP synthase III family protein, producing MYIHQVAAYLPAEIINNEHFTRLNGLSNEWITERTGIRARRKAAAGENTNTMALEATRRVLAAAPAFAAAEVDLIVGATYTPHDTIYTLAHAVQRELDISDIPVVSISSACSSLLNAIEIVEGYFALGKARRALVVVSEHNTAYNNELDTMAGHLWGDGAAALLLTPERLAPTDLDVRTVITGGAGNIGKADVSVTLKPVEKGIVMPFGKDVFINACQYMTRVTQQVLERNQLSVDDVRYLIPHQANLRITKNVLQQLGLPEDRAVSNIEELGNTGCAGAAIALADTWPSLQEGEYIVITVFGGGYSYGAMLLKR
- a CDS encoding M13 family metallopeptidase gives rise to the protein MPLPSSLRPWLLAAPMLGLVFTACQPGGKSGADQPDLLQANLDTTVRPGDDFFTYANGAWLKTHPIPASESSWGIGKEVQNEVYARLRALNEEAAKANAKEGSNQQKIGDFWASGLDSVTINKQGITPLQPELDRIAAIKSVADVQAVIARHKMLGVNSLIGGYVGQDAKNSEKMVMHLYQAGLGLPNRDYYFNKDTRTSNIRKEYVRHVARMLQLLGQDSVTAQRHSTQIMQLETALAGSSRKLEALRDPYANYNKMAVAGLDKLTPGLSWKPWLAQMELSKADTVIVGQPEFYQKAGQLLKTTPLEQWQAYLQWHLVNSFAGQLSRPIDDEHFRFYGTILQGQKEQRPRWKRVLDEEEGSMGEILGQLFVKEYFTPETKERYAELTKNVVAAFREHIQALDWMSDSTKQKALVKLTKITPKVGYPDKWRDYSSLKITRDSYLANVMRANEWQYRYNINKLGKPVDRTEWEMTPQTYNAYYNPSNNEIVLPAAIFSVPGLADKDADDAIIYGYAGASTIGHELTHGFDDEGSQFDEKGNLRNWWSKKDRAAFQKRVNGIVRQFNGYTVLDSLHINGKATAGENIADLGGIVIAFDAFKKTDQYKKGEKIGGLTPTQRYFLGYALGWQNHQRDEVLAQRILTDVHSPAQYRVNGPFADVPAFYEAFNVQPGQKLYLPDSARVKIW